One segment of Anaerohalosphaeraceae bacterium DNA contains the following:
- a CDS encoding adenylosuccinate synthase encodes MNCCIAGLQWGDEGKGKVVDILAEQSDLVVRYNGGANAGHTVIIGDQRFALHLLPSGAVRPGCRCVIANGVVVDPAVLMEEIRGLQERGISLQGRLFISENAHVVLDYHKLEDRLREEALGKNKIGTTARGIGPCYADKVGRSYAVRMADFRRPEELKEKLRKIISYKNKLFSTLYNAPPLDADAVFEKCMSWRTAVLPCITNTTQLLFEAIDKRQSILFEGAQGSLLDLDHGTFPYVTSSNASPLGLGPGCGIPARYVDRFIGVAKAYSTRVGGGPFPTEQNNEIGQYIREKGHEYGTTTGRPRRCGWFDAVAVSYTVRLGGITEAAMMHLDTLAGLEEVKICRAYRIGGQETTFFPGDSRDLEAAECVYETLEGWKEDLSGIEHYSDLPASARRYVETVEKRIGIPITMLGVGPQRSQVIYRKPL; translated from the coding sequence ATGAATTGCTGTATTGCAGGTTTGCAGTGGGGCGATGAGGGCAAAGGAAAGGTTGTCGATATTCTTGCTGAACAGAGCGACTTGGTGGTCCGCTACAACGGGGGAGCCAATGCAGGCCACACGGTGATTATCGGCGACCAGCGGTTCGCCCTGCATTTGCTGCCCAGTGGTGCGGTTCGCCCGGGCTGCCGCTGTGTGATCGCTAACGGCGTCGTCGTGGACCCGGCGGTGCTGATGGAGGAAATCCGCGGTCTGCAGGAACGGGGAATTTCTCTGCAGGGGCGGCTGTTTATCAGCGAAAACGCCCACGTTGTTTTGGACTATCACAAACTCGAAGACCGGCTCCGGGAGGAGGCTCTCGGCAAAAACAAAATCGGCACGACCGCCCGCGGCATCGGCCCCTGCTATGCCGACAAAGTCGGACGCAGTTATGCCGTCCGGATGGCGGATTTTCGCAGACCGGAGGAACTGAAGGAAAAACTGCGGAAAATCATCTCCTACAAAAATAAACTGTTCAGCACACTCTACAATGCCCCGCCGCTGGATGCAGACGCCGTCTTTGAAAAATGCATGAGCTGGCGGACCGCCGTTCTGCCCTGCATTACCAACACCACCCAGCTGCTCTTTGAAGCCATCGACAAACGGCAATCCATCCTGTTCGAAGGGGCGCAGGGCTCTCTGCTGGATTTGGACCACGGGACCTTTCCCTACGTCACCAGTTCCAATGCCAGTCCGCTGGGACTGGGACCGGGCTGCGGGATACCGGCCCGCTATGTGGACCGATTCATCGGAGTCGCCAAGGCCTACTCCACCCGCGTAGGAGGCGGGCCGTTTCCGACCGAACAGAATAATGAAATCGGCCAGTATATTCGGGAAAAAGGGCACGAATACGGCACAACGACCGGTCGTCCCCGCCGGTGCGGCTGGTTTGATGCCGTGGCGGTCTCCTACACAGTCCGACTGGGAGGCATTACCGAAGCGGCAATGATGCATCTGGACACACTGGCGGGTCTGGAAGAGGTCAAAATCTGCCGTGCTTATCGAATCGGCGGTCAGGAAACCACATTCTTCCCCGGCGACAGTCGGGACCTGGAGGCCGCCGAATGCGTTTACGAAACCCTCGAGGGCTGGAAGGAGGATTTATCCGGAATTGAACACTATTCAGACCTGCCGGCCTCGGCACGACGATACGTGGAAACGGTCGAAAAACGAATTGGGATTCCGATTACGATGCTCGGTGTCGGGCCCCAGCGAAGCCAGGTCATTTACCGCAAACCTTTATGA
- a CDS encoding isoprenyl transferase yields MTTDFENKRRQTALRLGLKPEALPRHIAIIMDGNGRWATQRGLPRFRGHEQGGKTVETIAKYCVDIGLEVLTIYSFSMQNWKRPKEEIDFLMYLYAAYLEGIRPMLMENNVRLVHLGTTRQLPQKVVEALEETKRLTAGNTGMVLCLALNYGGREEIVQAVQRIAEKCRQNLLEPETIDEACISNHLYTAGCPDPDLVIRTSGELRISNFLLWQISYAEFYVTETFWPDFTPADLDKALTAFAGRSRRFGDIRPSGA; encoded by the coding sequence ATGACGACGGATTTTGAAAACAAACGCCGTCAAACGGCCCTTCGGCTGGGTCTGAAGCCGGAGGCCTTGCCGCGACATATCGCCATCATTATGGACGGAAACGGTCGATGGGCCACGCAGCGGGGTCTGCCTCGTTTCCGCGGACATGAACAAGGCGGCAAGACCGTCGAAACCATCGCCAAATACTGCGTCGATATCGGTCTGGAGGTTCTGACGATTTACTCCTTCAGCATGCAGAACTGGAAGCGGCCGAAAGAGGAAATCGACTTCCTGATGTATCTCTATGCGGCGTATCTGGAGGGAATCCGGCCGATGCTGATGGAAAACAACGTACGGCTGGTTCATCTGGGCACCACACGCCAGCTGCCGCAGAAAGTCGTGGAGGCTCTGGAAGAAACCAAGCGGCTGACCGCCGGCAATACAGGGATGGTCTTGTGCCTGGCCCTCAATTACGGCGGTCGGGAGGAAATCGTTCAGGCCGTTCAGCGGATTGCCGAAAAATGCCGCCAAAATCTTTTGGAACCCGAAACAATAGACGAAGCGTGCATCTCCAACCACCTTTACACAGCGGGCTGCCCGGACCCGGACTTAGTCATCCGAACCTCCGGGGAACTTCGCATCAGCAATTTTCTGCTCTGGCAGATTTCATACGCGGAATTTTACGTCACGGAGACCTTCTGGCCGGATTTCACACCGGCGGATTTGGACAAAGCCCTGACGGCCTTTGCAGGACGTTCCAGGCGATTTGGAGATATTCGCCCCTCAGGAGCATGA
- a CDS encoding phosphatidate cytidylyltransferase has protein sequence MLKQRLIFGTLMTAAFVGLILLDGRLDGSLSGTPVQEKPQGTLFLILLCILAVPAQMELAALARSGGQKIFLPEAVIGSILVAVGFYWANLSEIPERFLLYYFLFSLFFIFAGLFLAQLLREGVIGTLKNCSATLFSILYLGFLSSFVVGIRVSSGPWALLAFIFTIKSSDTGAYAIGKLFGTHKLAPMVSPKKTWEGLAGAVFGGVLCAYLFSMFSGIMSPLQSVFFGAVSAVLGQMSDLCESMLKRDASQKDASASIPGFGGILDVIDSLLLPAPLAYLFFLWV, from the coding sequence ATGCTCAAGCAACGATTGATTTTTGGAACGCTGATGACGGCGGCTTTCGTCGGGCTGATTCTGCTGGACGGCCGGCTGGATGGGTCCTTATCGGGCACTCCTGTTCAGGAAAAACCCCAAGGCACCCTTTTTCTGATTCTGCTGTGTATTCTTGCCGTCCCCGCCCAAATGGAACTGGCTGCTCTGGCCCGCAGCGGCGGTCAAAAGATTTTCCTGCCGGAAGCCGTTATCGGCTCTATCCTCGTCGCAGTCGGTTTTTACTGGGCAAACTTATCTGAAATTCCAGAGCGTTTTTTGCTCTATTATTTCCTTTTTTCCCTGTTTTTCATCTTTGCTGGTCTCTTTTTGGCTCAGCTTCTGCGGGAAGGTGTTATCGGAACCCTGAAAAACTGCTCTGCCACGCTCTTTTCGATACTTTATCTGGGCTTTTTGTCGAGTTTTGTGGTCGGGATACGGGTCAGCAGCGGCCCTTGGGCCCTTCTGGCCTTTATTTTTACGATAAAATCTTCTGATACAGGAGCTTACGCCATTGGGAAGCTGTTCGGCACCCACAAATTAGCCCCGATGGTCAGCCCGAAGAAAACCTGGGAGGGACTGGCGGGTGCTGTTTTCGGCGGGGTGTTATGCGCCTATCTTTTTTCCATGTTTTCGGGTATAATGTCCCCGCTTCAGTCGGTGTTCTTTGGAGCTGTATCGGCTGTACTTGGACAAATGAGCGATTTGTGTGAATCGATGCTCAAGCGGGATGCCAGTCAAAAAGATGCCTCCGCGTCCATTCCGGGGTTCGGGGGAATTCTGGATGTGATTGATTCGCTGCTGCTGCCGGCCCCGCTTGCCTATTTGTTCTTTTTGTGGGTATAG